The genomic region CTAGGCACGAATACgggccacaaacacacacacacaaaacacatacCAAACACTTGGTAAACTATAAATTTACATCGGGTAATCCAGATAAACCCATAACAGATGCCTTTTGGGGAAATTTTCCAGGAGGTTTATGGCCCTCTGGGTCAAAAATGCATCTTCACGATGGAcaacaaaacacatacacacacaaatgaCGATATGCTTTTAACATTCTTTTGCGTATAAACGAATCCCTACTATCATATTCACGAAATCGACACTACTATCAGGTTCCACATTAactcttttttcatttgaattttccCTCTAGCAGCTAACACCAACACGGTTTCCGATTTCTCACCAAACCCAACCGCGAACCTGTTCTGTGCGCGCATTGAACTCACTATCGGTGGTGGACAAAAATGTGTCACTTTCTTTCGTCGCTCGCGGCAAACCCACTTGACACACTTTCAACCTCTGGATGCGTCTGCAGGCGATCGACGGTGGTTACTAGCTGATCTTCCAGCTATATATCTCGTCACAAACGCATGTGCACCAACATAGCAAATTTACACGTGCACCGGGGAAACCGTACCCGATGTGTATTGTATATTTAAAGTAATCCACCGAATGTTGCACCTGCTGCCGAAGCCGCTGGAGGTAGAtagattttcgtttttcgaaaCACAAACTGTAACAGTGCTTAGAAACTACAGGGCCGCTGCACCTGCCAGCTGTCGCACGTGAGCCCTCGAACAAGGAAACAGAAGATCTCAAACGGCGTaccaacaaacgaacgaaaaaaataacacacggCGCGCCGCGAAATGTGGAGATGCTGCCGAAGCGTTCCGTATACGATGCGTGGTGGAGAAAACCTAAACCGCCGTAGCTCCGATGTGCGTCGCTCCGTGGTCTACGCTCGACTGCTGTTCCGTTCTTCAGCAAACCCGCCGGATCGTGTGGTCGCGGCTCGAGCCGCTTGGTGGGCTTCCCTTGCAATGCAGAACACCAGGGCACCTGGACGGGCCCAAGGGGGCCCAGCGGCGGTCCgagtttgttttgcgtttgcgCTCACCAACACCAACGGGCGCATGGAACCTGTGTGTGCGGTCTCCTCCCGGCCCTCCGCCGCCCGTTCATCGGCATATCGGCATGATGATCGACCCGGGAGCAGCAGAACCCCCTTTCATGTGCTCAGGTGAACTGGCATCGGGTTTGGAAGCAGGCCTTCCTACGGGCCGGAACCGGTTttcgacgacggcgacgatgacGGGGTTAGTTGCGCGACTTTCTTTCGTGCGTTTTCCTACCCCATCTACTTTGTGTGTTGCCGTGCGCTCGCTCTCGTTGTTTGCCCCGTTCGACCCGCAGGGCTTCCCTTCCTAAGCCGGCGGATGCACCCAGCTCTTCCACCGCCGTCGTCAGTCCTATGCAGGCCACTTCTCACATGGGGTTTGTTTACGCGAACAGTATGTAAGTTTGCGTGAGGCCACCGGTCCACACGAGGGAGTAATAGTCATTCATGGCGGAATGGAGCGGACAAACGTACACCGACAGACCGTGCCGTCAGGTTGCCGGGCCAGAGGGACGCAGTGTACTCCTCCGTGGCCTCTCCGTTTTGCTGGTGCTACTCGGAAGTGGTGGATTTCAAAGCTGTACTGGAAGCAAAGATGAAAGTCCCTTCCACAGAGACCGTGTCTTGCGATTGCGAAAGCATAAGCACCGAAGGTTGTAACAGGTTGCATGGCTTAGCAGGGAAGCGTTACTAGTGGACTGGCAAGCTTTTGCGCTGAATACTTTGAGCTTTTCATGAATGGGAGACATTGCCTAACATTTGGCGCAAACGACCACATTTTGATTCGATCCACAATGTTCCTTCGCTAACTAATGTGCCAATATGATATTTAAATCAATGTTGATGATtacagtttaatttttatttcaacataGAAAATAATAGTTCATCGAATCTTTTAGAATAgataatttgatatttttataaacCTGTTCCTCATTCTACTTTTGCTTTAATTCTAGTAGTGCCCTAGCTTTAGTAGATACTTTAATTCGTCTAGTTCAGTTCATTCGAAACCACGAAACCTAAAATTTAACAATATTTCCTAAATTACATATCGCCGAAGTGTTATTCCTAAGCGTACAGTTCATACAGTCTCTTATTGCCGTATTTCGATCACATGTTTTGCGGCGGattgttgcttttgtttgcaatTCTTCAAAAGAATAAACTAGATTAGTAATTTCAGTGTGAATGCTAAAACATAAGCGTCACTAATCCTTCGGATCACTTGAGCGCATTCAACCCACTGCTTCCTCCAATACGCATATATTGCAGCTTTTACTGTAATAACTTATCGAagcattgttttaaaaaatggagaagaaaacagTGGCAATTCAGCCATCCCCAATGTAATAGTTCTAATTTATTTactaaaaaaatggaagaaccCATAACCAGATTAAAACTATTCCAAATTCTCGAAACATACTGTATGTAGTattgttgaaaagtgtttatttcaataatgttttcattaaattaaaagaaaaatgttgtaTATTTCAGAAGAAATATGAAATTGGTATAAATAACGTTAATTCGAAACTACCTTAATGATAGAGCAAAATGTGATTGCCGTTAACAACAatttaaatcataaaataaaccaaaccaagttTTGTTAATAtagaaagcaacaaaacaaaaataaaaagtgttcgataagttaataaataaaagctgCAATCAAAAGCGTATAAGAGAACCATAATTTGTGGTAAAATACTCACTAGTGAATAATGTTAACTGATAAAACTTAATGCAAATGGCAAATAATTTAGCTGAATAACTGTAACTTAAACTTACCTATACTTccagtaatatttatattgtATCCCGTTACGTGCGAGGATCACTTGGGAATTCGACCGAATTTGGGTGGTAAGACTGCGTAGAACTTCCGAATGAGTGGATCCTTATCCACCAGCACCCTTAGCAGGACCTCATGTGGCGGCAACGGATATCGTTTGATAGTGAATTGCATCTGTCCGTCCTCCAATAGGCGCGTTTCACAGCGAAGTCTTCTCTGGACCGCAAGCCTACGAAAAGGAGCGAAGGTAAACTGATTTCGTTAATCTGAAGAATTTGAAGAGTTGTCCACTACCTGGTAAGAATAATACGTTCGCTTTCGTTGAATTCCGGAGAAAATATAAGATCATAGTACGGTCTGCGGGCCAGCGCAGCGTCCATCAGATCGTTATAAAAGGGAACGTCCATCGAACAGTGCTGCTCGCAGGCTTTGGAGGATCGTTTTTTCTTCGTGGGTTTTGTACAGCCCAATCCCCGTCGGTCATGTTTGGCAGGTACACTTATGGGATCGATGATACCCGTGTGGTTAGAACCTAGTGGTCCACCGGTCCAGCCAAGTTTCTGCAGCATTCGGTAGCCAATGTTATCGTTACGTAGGCACTTTGATTGTCCGTCCGTTTCATCTACTAGCTTTTCGACGTTGTACTGAAGGCAGGGAAAGCGTGTAATATACTAGAAAGACAAAAGTTACATTACCTCATGTTTAATTCAAAAGAGTTATTACTATCTGACTTTACATTGACTTGGTAGCAGTAGTTTTTGAAGATTTCGATGAGATCTGCCACACACTGCGAATATGCTCGATCGTACGAACCGGTTGCTTTGGTGATGAAAATATTGCACACAAACGCTTTCACTTCGAACTCAGTAGGCTTTAGTTGCTGCATCACCAAAGATATGGTGCCACAGTCCAAACGTTCAAACCACTCCGTGGTTTCTTTTAGTGAATTGTTTACTACAacaatgttttgaaacacttccgCCAGCGAGTAGGTGGGAATGATTGGGCGAAGGTTTGCAATGTGCCATTGCTTTACATAATCAAGATGCTGCCCGTAGGTTATCCTATGCAGGTCCAATCTTGCAGCATCGCTGGCCGGAACAAAAGTTGGGGTACACTTGTTCGTTTTCAAATTACGATACACTCGTGCTATCGGTTCGCCCAGCCGCTTCAGTCGATCCATCAATTCCGGCGGGTAGCAACATCCCAGTGCCTCCGCATTGGCAAACGCTTGTGCAAGGGTAATCAATTCGTCCTCGGGGATGGTCTCTTTGTGCAGTTCCATGAACCATTTCTTCAAATTCCAAAAGGAATTCGTATCACTAGGCTGCCGGTAACTGTCGATGGACCAATTGGTGTCTACCGCCTCAGATATCCCAGCCAGGTGGGGATCACTTTGCTGTTGGTTTGTTATCAGATGAATACTTGATTTTTTAGCACGTGCTTTACAAACTTTACGTTTTTGCCGTAACCTGTAAGCTTTCCACCAAACATAACGTGGTTTATCTTCAACGATCTTCACTTTGATACCATTTTGAGTTTTCATTGTATTAATTTCGTTTTATGAACAGATGCGTAATTGTTTATCGGTTATCCGACGGAATCTTTGAAGTGTTGACAGTTCAACGGAATTGTAACAGAAAAGTTTAGTACATAAGGTTATTCAACCCTGCAACCGGTTTAGTGTTTGAGTAGGTTATGCACCAGCCCTGCGCAGTGggataaaaacagaaaatagcAGAAGTGATGGGCAGACATCTTCCCACACAGTTTATTGCAataaaaaactagaaaagatgCCTAAACTGATATAGAACAAAGTTGCGTGTTAAAGAAAGTTTAAGAACTTTTGAAGTTTAACATATCCAAATCGGTTCGACGAcaataaagtaaataaataatttgctATGTTATCGTAAAATTTCGATCAAGGTATCGATACTTATATATGTCTCACATGGTTTTTGTTAGCCACTCA from Anopheles coustani chromosome 3, idAnoCousDA_361_x.2, whole genome shotgun sequence harbors:
- the LOC131259016 gene encoding uncharacterized protein LOC131259016, with the translated sequence MKTQNGIKVKIVEDKPRYVWWKAYRLRQKRKVCKARAKKSSIHLITNQQQSDPHLAGISEAVDTNWSIDSYRQPSDTNSFWNLKKWFMELHKETIPEDELITLAQAFANAEALGCCYPPELMDRLKRLGEPIARVYRNLKTNKCTPTFVPASDAARLDLHRITYGQHLDYVKQWHIANLRPIIPTYSLAEVFQNIVVVNNSLKETTEWFERLDCGTISLVMQQLKPTEFEVKAFVCNIFITKATGSYDRAYSQCVADLIEIFKNYCYQVNYITRFPCLQYNVEKLVDETDGQSKCLRNDNIGYRMLQKLGWTGGPLGSNHTGIIDPISVPAKHDRRGLGCTKPTKKKRSSKACEQHCSMDVPFYNDLMDAALARRPYYDLIFSPEFNESERIILTRLAVQRRLRCETRLLEDGQMQFTIKRYPLPPHEVLLRVLVDKDPLIRKFYAVLPPKFGRIPK